From the Acidobacteriota bacterium genome, the window TATCTGGGCTGATGCCGCTCGCAGGACGCCGACCTGATGGATCTCGCGGAACGCGTGCTGGCCGGAGATGCTCGCGCGATCGCGCGCGCGATATCCGTGGTGGAGCGGGAGGATGCCGGGTCGGCCGCGCTGGTCGGCCGGTTGTTCGGGCGGACGGGGCGCGCTCTGGCCGTGGGCCTCACCGGGGCGCCGGGCGTCGGCAAGAGCACGCTGGTCGACCGCCTGACCGCCGCCTTGCGTCGGGAGCGCCTGCGGGTCGGGATACTGGCCGTGGATCCGACCAGTCCGTTCAGCGGCGGGGCCATTCTCGGCGACCGCATCCGGATGCAGGGACACGCGGCGGACGGCGGTGTCTTCGTGCGCAGCATGGCGACCCGCGGGCAGCTCGGCGGCCTGGCGCGAGCGACCGACGATGCGCGGATCGTCCTGGACGCGGCGGGGATCGACGTCGTGCTGATCGAAACGGTCGGGGTCGGCCAAGGCGAGATCGACGTCAGCCGGATCGCCGACGTGTCGGTGGTGGTCCTCGCTCCCGGGGGCGGTGACGACGTGCAGGCGATCAAGGCCGGCATCATGGAGATCGCCGACGTGTTCGTGGTCAACAAGGCGGACCGCGACGGCGCCGATCG encodes:
- the meaB gene encoding methylmalonyl Co-A mutase-associated GTPase MeaB translates to MDLAERVLAGDARAIARAISVVEREDAGSAALVGRLFGRTGRALAVGLTGAPGVGKSTLVDRLTAALRRERLRVGILAVDPTSPFSGGAILGDRIRMQGHAADGGVFVRSMATRGQLGGLARATDDARIVLDAAGIDVVLIETVGVGQGEIDVSRIADVSVVVLAPGGGDDVQAIKAGIMEIADVFVVNKADRDGADRAVAEIEGMLSLREPGTNRWRPPVVKTCAATGEGVDDAIGAVRRFADRGLAAGDRARRRARARLEAILVGRIVARIGAERDLDDAIDAIAAREIDPYAAAGDLVRRFVQEEPDS